Proteins encoded in a region of the Pseudomonas putida genome:
- a CDS encoding gamma-glutamyl-gamma-aminobutyrate hydrolase family protein — translation MSNSNIGNKQPSLRKPVVLMTMGSQERKGHDYQVMTHKYITPLVEFSDCVPVLVPTCCGIEDLETYLDMADGVYLTGAGSNIDPALYGQENETPGKGQDQNRDLFDIPLVKAAIKRGLPIFGICRGMQEINVALGGDIYQKVYAEPGFNDHRENPEDPVEVQYAQVHGVKIQPGSWLRDTLGTDEIRVNSLHGQGLHKLGAGIEAIAHAEDGLVEAIHAPSISPFLFAVQWHPEWQAAKNPDSIKIFQAFGDACRAQVRKAQVKRQHAA, via the coding sequence ATGTCCAACAGCAACATTGGCAACAAGCAACCTTCCCTGCGCAAACCCGTCGTCCTGATGACCATGGGCAGCCAAGAGCGCAAAGGCCATGACTATCAGGTCATGACCCACAAATACATCACCCCGCTGGTCGAGTTTTCCGATTGCGTCCCGGTACTGGTGCCCACCTGCTGCGGCATTGAAGACCTCGAGACCTACCTGGACATGGCCGACGGCGTGTACCTGACGGGCGCTGGCAGCAACATCGACCCGGCCCTGTATGGCCAGGAAAATGAAACCCCAGGCAAGGGCCAGGACCAGAACCGCGACCTGTTCGACATCCCACTGGTCAAGGCGGCGATCAAGCGTGGCCTGCCAATCTTCGGCATTTGCCGTGGCATGCAGGAAATCAACGTGGCCCTGGGTGGCGACATCTACCAGAAGGTCTACGCCGAGCCTGGCTTCAATGACCACCGGGAAAACCCGGAAGACCCGGTTGAAGTGCAGTACGCCCAAGTACATGGGGTGAAGATCCAGCCGGGCAGCTGGCTGCGTGACACCCTGGGTACCGACGAGATTCGCGTCAACTCGCTGCATGGCCAGGGCCTGCACAAGCTCGGCGCCGGTATCGAAGCTATCGCCCATGCCGAAGATGGCTTGGTTGAAGCGATTCACGCGCCGAGCATTTCGCCGTTCCTGTTCGCCGTACAGTGGCACCCAGAATGGCAAGCGGCGAAGAACCCTGATTCGATCAAGATCTTCCAGGCTTTCGGCGATGCCTGCCGAGCCCAGG